Proteins from a genomic interval of Lolium perenne isolate Kyuss_39 chromosome 1, Kyuss_2.0, whole genome shotgun sequence:
- the LOC127302804 gene encoding uncharacterized protein: MAAMDGGDNDGGGILTFEKLERYAIWVGGSVAAAFFTSMERCSCIHLHTVDDDGDDDPEEAKDRPLMLSRPQALPEYYYDRSGSSASFAKM, translated from the coding sequence ATGGCAGCCATGGACGGCGGCGACAACGACGGCGGCGGGATCCTGACCTTCGAGAAGCTGGAGAGGTACGCGATCTGGGTTGGCGGGAGCGTGGCCGCGGCATtctttacctccatggagcggtgCTCCTGCATCCACCTTCACACCgtggacgacgacggcgacgatgacccCGAGGAGGCCAAGGACCGCCCCCTCATGCTGTCCCGCCCCCAGGCCCTCCCCGAGTACTACTACGACCGATCCGGGTCCTCCGCGTCCTTCGCCAAGATGTGA